In a single window of the Pseudohongiella acticola genome:
- the dinG gene encoding ATP-dependent DNA helicase DinG, translating to MLPDPIKEEIQQAYKQILSSKSLRPRYGQRLMIAEIARALSVIESEEATENASDEDGGVGAGPVCVIEAGTGTGKTLAYILGILPLAKHLGKKVVLATATVALQEQVTLRDLPDIAKHSGLSFSYTLAKGRGRYLCLSRLDQILQGNDSENAMLALFGEDVAQLSTQTPDDRALYETMLDKISRGEWHGDRDDWDGVLRDSDWAPVTVEAGQCSGQKCSNYSRCFFYQAREQVQKVDCVVANHDLVLVDLALGGGAILPAPEDTIYIFDEAHHLPAKTNQHFSSSTRLRATIQWLETSAKTVARLAADTVLNDNGVIAREQAEIKPLFRQLAEQLGSTLLLLEPMLQADAQRDANKGARSSHGRAESGEAMTFELGVVPSELREQAVQLASRFYRLTRGLKEICVVLRRQMEEADSLPGRQHAEQWFPLLGSMASRSEAGEKLWHAFASQDVADQAPSARWLSQLEQGDAHDIVLSCSPVLAAQTLTEHLWQRCAGAVLTSATLSALEKFDVLAMRAGLPERTVYHRISSPFDYANAATLIVPRLGCDPSDSRAHTAAIIALLPQLLDKREASLMLFSSRRQMQDVLEGLDDEWRRIILCQDDYQKAQLITFHRKRIDQGEPSVIFGLASFAEGVDLPGKYCEHVLIAKIPFAVPNDPIEATLAQWLEQQGRNPFMTLSVPEAAFRLVQASGRLLRSETDTGRITLFDERVISKFYGKSILASLPPFSRDIFPERLQLPASA from the coding sequence ATGCTCCCCGACCCGATTAAAGAAGAAATTCAACAGGCTTACAAGCAGATTCTGTCCAGCAAGTCCCTGCGGCCACGCTATGGTCAACGGTTGATGATAGCCGAAATTGCTCGTGCGCTCTCGGTGATTGAGTCTGAGGAGGCGACTGAAAACGCTTCAGATGAAGACGGTGGCGTCGGCGCTGGTCCTGTTTGTGTCATTGAAGCGGGCACCGGCACCGGAAAAACGCTGGCGTATATCCTGGGCATATTGCCGTTGGCAAAACATCTGGGGAAAAAAGTGGTGCTGGCCACGGCGACGGTCGCGCTGCAGGAACAGGTCACATTGCGAGACCTGCCGGATATCGCCAAGCACAGTGGTCTCAGCTTTAGTTATACCCTGGCCAAGGGGCGAGGACGCTACCTGTGTCTGTCACGACTCGATCAGATATTGCAGGGCAATGACAGTGAAAACGCCATGCTGGCTCTGTTCGGTGAAGATGTCGCGCAGTTGAGCACACAGACGCCTGACGACAGAGCGCTGTATGAAACCATGCTGGACAAGATCAGTCGCGGTGAGTGGCATGGAGATCGTGATGACTGGGACGGCGTGCTACGGGACTCTGACTGGGCCCCAGTCACAGTGGAGGCAGGGCAGTGCTCGGGACAGAAGTGCAGTAATTACAGTCGATGTTTCTTCTACCAGGCGCGTGAACAGGTACAGAAAGTTGATTGTGTTGTAGCCAATCATGATCTGGTTCTGGTTGACCTGGCGCTGGGTGGTGGTGCCATTCTGCCAGCGCCCGAGGACACCATTTATATATTTGACGAAGCGCATCACCTGCCTGCCAAGACCAATCAGCATTTTTCCTCATCCACCCGCCTGCGGGCGACCATACAGTGGTTGGAGACCAGTGCAAAAACGGTTGCTCGGCTGGCAGCTGATACGGTGCTTAATGACAACGGGGTTATCGCCCGTGAACAGGCCGAGATCAAACCCCTGTTCAGGCAGCTCGCCGAACAACTGGGTTCAACACTGTTATTGCTTGAACCGATGCTGCAGGCGGATGCACAGCGTGATGCAAACAAAGGCGCACGCTCCAGCCATGGCCGGGCGGAGAGTGGTGAGGCGATGACGTTTGAACTGGGCGTGGTACCGTCAGAATTGCGCGAGCAGGCGGTTCAGCTTGCCTCCCGGTTCTACCGGTTGACGCGAGGACTAAAAGAAATCTGTGTGGTTCTGCGTCGGCAAATGGAGGAGGCTGATTCATTGCCCGGTCGCCAGCATGCGGAGCAATGGTTTCCGCTGTTGGGCAGCATGGCGAGCCGTTCGGAAGCCGGCGAAAAGCTCTGGCATGCGTTTGCCAGCCAGGATGTCGCTGACCAGGCGCCGTCAGCGCGGTGGTTGAGTCAGCTGGAGCAGGGGGACGCTCACGATATCGTGCTCAGTTGCAGTCCGGTGTTGGCAGCGCAGACCTTGACGGAGCATTTGTGGCAACGTTGCGCCGGCGCAGTGCTGACATCGGCCACCCTGTCGGCACTGGAAAAATTTGATGTGCTTGCCATGCGTGCCGGGTTGCCCGAGCGCACTGTCTATCACCGTATCAGCAGCCCGTTTGATTATGCCAACGCGGCCACGCTGATTGTGCCCAGGCTGGGCTGCGACCCATCAGACAGCCGGGCACATACCGCAGCGATTATTGCTCTGTTGCCGCAACTGCTGGACAAGCGGGAAGCGTCTTTGATGTTGTTCAGTTCACGTCGGCAGATGCAGGACGTACTGGAAGGGTTGGATGATGAGTGGCGACGGATCATTCTGTGCCAGGACGACTACCAGAAGGCGCAATTAATAACATTTCATCGCAAGCGTATTGACCAGGGTGAGCCCAGTGTCATTTTTGGTCTGGCGAGTTTTGCTGAAGGCGTGGATTTGCCCGGCAAATACTGTGAGCATGTGCTGATTGCCAAGATACCGTTTGCTGTGCCCAATGACCCCATTGAAGCCACGTTGGCGCAGTGGTTGGAGCAGCAGGGAAGAAACCCTTTTATGACCTTGTCAGTACCCGAAGCAGCGTTTCGCCTGGTGCAGGCCAGCGGGCGTTTGCTGCGCAGTGAAACCGACACCGGACGTATCACGCTGTTTGATGAACGCGTGATCAGTAAGTTTTATGGTAAATCGATCCTGGCGTCATTGCCGCCTTTCAGCCGTGATATTTTCCCCGAGCGCCTGCAGTTACCCGCTTCAGCCTGA
- a CDS encoding peptidylprolyl isomerase has protein sequence MTRINPLPLVSLLFVNLLCALILTTTSSIAGAQGTSSVTSQTSSNASQTGQTPSSGIQASMENPRNPLVLIDTSQGEIYIELLPEAAPLNVQRFLDLAEAQLPVPGVNGGPDGPRNYYDGLTFHRVISNTLIQAGAPERANRQRPAQTVPDEINARGLGLEQQSVLDASGKPHPWLNIGGADDFKQTVLEPLYREMGIRNDNDLLTRQGDVLQRLQSLNLLQLHELMGYRYDGRLPSRRPGRGSVIMVNRGPGSNDGEFFIALDNTPWLTGTSTVIGRVASGMPVVEQISRNAAASTRIYRIRQTNRPSGE, from the coding sequence GTGACCCGTATCAATCCGCTACCGCTTGTCAGCCTGCTATTTGTTAATCTGCTGTGCGCGCTGATCCTGACCACAACCAGTTCCATTGCCGGGGCACAGGGCACCTCGTCCGTCACTTCCCAAACCTCAAGCAATGCCAGCCAGACCGGTCAGACGCCATCATCAGGCATCCAGGCGAGCATGGAAAATCCACGCAACCCGCTGGTGCTGATCGATACCAGTCAAGGTGAAATTTACATCGAACTGTTGCCCGAGGCCGCGCCGCTGAACGTGCAGCGCTTTCTTGATCTGGCGGAGGCACAATTGCCAGTGCCAGGCGTTAATGGCGGCCCGGACGGCCCACGCAATTATTATGACGGCCTGACATTCCACCGTGTCATCAGCAATACACTGATACAGGCAGGAGCGCCTGAACGCGCCAACCGGCAACGACCGGCACAAACGGTGCCTGACGAGATTAATGCCCGGGGCCTGGGCCTGGAACAGCAAAGCGTACTGGATGCCAGCGGCAAACCTCATCCCTGGCTCAACATCGGCGGTGCAGACGACTTCAAACAAACGGTGCTGGAGCCACTCTACCGTGAGATGGGTATCCGCAATGACAACGACCTGCTGACCAGACAGGGTGATGTCCTCCAGCGCCTGCAAAGCTTGAACCTGTTGCAGCTACATGAACTCATGGGTTATCGCTATGACGGCCGTTTGCCATCACGTCGCCCCGGTCGCGGCAGTGTCATCATGGTCAACCGGGGCCCCGGCAGCAACGACGGTGAGTTTTTTATTGCCCTGGACAATACACCGTGGTTGACCGGCACCAGTACGGTTATTGGCCGGGTGGCATCAGGCATGCCCGTGGTCGAGCAGATAAGTCGCAATGCCGCTGCCAGTACCCGTATCTATCGGATCAGACAGACCAACCGTCCATCAGGAGAGTGA
- a CDS encoding aspartate carbamoyltransferase, giving the protein MRFPGAHVLSVSQFERSDVERIFEVADSMRPYAHRERMTKVLDGAIMGNMFFEPSTRTRVSFGCAFNLLGGEVRETTDIKASSLTKGESLYDTGRVMSGYSDIIVMRHPQAGSVAEFAKASRVPVLNAGDGPNEHPSQALLDLYTIKKELKSRQQNIDGMHIAMIGDLKHGRTVHSLSRLVSLYSKVKFTLISPRELAMPEAIVEDLRTRGHQVVETEDMESGLISNDIVYLTRIQEERFASKPEADLYRGRFRLNQSIYTQYCQPNTVIMHPLPRDSREEANELDNDLNQHPSLAIFRQTDNGVLVRMALFALTLDVCEQVDKSSREVNWYTERRF; this is encoded by the coding sequence ATGCGTTTTCCCGGAGCCCATGTATTGAGCGTATCTCAATTCGAACGCAGCGACGTCGAGCGGATTTTTGAGGTTGCCGACAGTATGAGACCTTATGCCCACCGGGAACGCATGACCAAGGTGCTTGATGGCGCCATCATGGGCAATATGTTTTTTGAGCCCAGCACCCGCACCCGTGTCAGCTTTGGCTGCGCCTTTAATCTGCTCGGTGGCGAAGTACGCGAAACCACGGACATCAAGGCCAGCTCGCTGACAAAAGGCGAGTCCCTGTATGACACCGGTCGGGTCATGAGTGGTTACAGCGACATCATTGTCATGCGTCACCCGCAGGCAGGGTCAGTGGCAGAGTTTGCCAAGGCCAGTCGGGTGCCGGTCCTCAATGCCGGCGACGGACCCAATGAACATCCCAGTCAGGCATTGCTGGACCTATACACGATCAAAAAAGAACTGAAGTCGCGGCAGCAAAATATTGACGGCATGCATATAGCCATGATCGGTGACCTGAAGCATGGTCGCACTGTGCATTCGCTCTCCAGGCTTGTCAGCCTGTACTCAAAGGTAAAGTTCACTCTGATATCCCCCAGAGAACTCGCCATGCCGGAAGCCATTGTTGAAGACCTGCGCACCCGTGGTCATCAGGTGGTGGAAACTGAAGACATGGAATCGGGTCTGATCAGCAATGACATTGTTTATCTGACCCGGATACAGGAAGAGCGTTTTGCCAGCAAACCTGAGGCTGATCTGTACCGGGGCCGCTTCCGCCTGAATCAGTCTATCTACACGCAATACTGCCAGCCCAACACCGTTATCATGCACCCGTTGCCCCGCGACTCACGCGAAGAGGCCAACGAGCTCGACAATGACCTTAACCAGCACCCTAGTCTGGCGATTTTCCGTCAGACTGACAACGGTGTGCTGGTGCGTATGGCATTGTTCGCCCTGACACTGGATGTGTGCGAACAGGTCGACAAATCATCACGCGAAGTTAACTGGTATACAGAACGTCGTTTCTGA
- a CDS encoding ribonucleotide-diphosphate reductase subunit beta, protein MAAQAAQAEAAKAEKSYNEAVAAAQSDYAAEPSVSRNAPEAAAEEVNNQIMQQAASQLEDLDIEVAQQEVGEWTERVTVDDKRMINCRADLNQLVPFKYDWAWQKYLDGCANHWMPQEVNMNADIALWKSANGLTPDERLIVKRNLGFFSTADSLVANNLVLALYRLITNPECRQYILRQAFEEAIHTHAYQYCIESLGMDEGEIFNMYHEIPSVAKKASWGLKYTKELNDPNFDTGTPETDKALLKNLIAFYCCLEGIFFYCGFTQILSMGRRNKMTGTSEQFQYILRDESMHLNFGIDTINQIKIENPHLWDDAMKREATQMILQATQLEIEYARDTMPRGVLGMNAVMMEEYLQFIANRRLVQIGLPEQFKGVKNPFPWMSEIMDLRKEKNFFETRVIEYQTGGALTWD, encoded by the coding sequence ATGGCAGCGCAAGCTGCGCAGGCGGAAGCAGCCAAAGCAGAAAAAAGTTACAACGAAGCTGTCGCTGCAGCCCAGAGCGACTATGCCGCGGAACCCTCCGTCAGCCGCAATGCACCTGAAGCGGCTGCTGAGGAGGTGAACAACCAGATCATGCAGCAGGCCGCCAGCCAGCTGGAAGACCTGGATATCGAAGTGGCTCAGCAGGAAGTCGGGGAATGGACCGAGCGTGTGACGGTAGACGACAAACGCATGATCAATTGCCGCGCCGACCTGAACCAGCTCGTGCCCTTCAAATATGACTGGGCCTGGCAGAAATATCTGGATGGGTGTGCAAATCACTGGATGCCGCAGGAAGTCAACATGAATGCGGACATCGCCTTATGGAAAAGTGCCAATGGCCTGACGCCTGATGAACGCCTTATCGTCAAGCGCAACCTGGGTTTCTTCTCCACGGCTGACTCTCTGGTTGCCAACAACCTGGTATTGGCATTGTACCGACTGATCACCAACCCCGAATGTCGGCAGTACATTCTGCGGCAGGCGTTTGAAGAAGCCATTCATACCCACGCCTATCAGTACTGTATTGAATCTCTGGGCATGGATGAAGGCGAAATCTTCAACATGTATCACGAGATCCCTTCAGTGGCGAAAAAAGCGTCCTGGGGCCTGAAGTACACCAAGGAACTGAATGACCCCAACTTCGACACCGGGACACCGGAAACCGACAAGGCTTTGTTGAAGAACCTGATCGCGTTTTATTGCTGCCTGGAAGGTATCTTCTTCTATTGCGGCTTTACCCAGATTCTGTCCATGGGTCGGCGCAATAAAATGACCGGCACCTCGGAACAGTTCCAGTACATTCTGCGTGACGAGTCCATGCATCTGAATTTCGGTATCGATACCATCAACCAGATCAAGATCGAGAATCCGCATTTGTGGGACGACGCCATGAAGCGTGAAGCCACACAGATGATTCTGCAGGCCACCCAGCTTGAAATTGAATACGCTCGCGATACCATGCCGCGCGGTGTGCTGGGCATGAATGCAGTGATGATGGAGGAATACCTGCAATTCATCGCCAATCGTCGCCTGGTGCAGATCGGATTGCCCGAACAGTTCAAGGGTGTGAAAAATCCATTCCCGTGGATGTCGGAAATCATGGACCTGCGCAAAGAGAAAAATTTCTTTGAAACGCGCGTGATTGAGTATCAAACCGGTGGTGCCCTGACCTGGGATTAA
- a CDS encoding 1-acyl-sn-glycerol-3-phosphate acyltransferase has product MDPFKDIRPYHDEEIRPVLDALLQDRDFIRSIASFSHPRLYRWLPGLLTELTRRRLAAQLKDVNNVKSMQDVIAGYMDQMIERTTSRLTNSGLENLSHDRSYLFVSNHRDIAMDPAFVNYMLYHAGFDTLYIAIGDNLLKRPFVTDLMRLNKSFIVRRSLKGRDLLKSSKQLSEYIHHCVDINRNVWIAQREGRAKNGIDRTDTALLKMLGMARRPESLGDALNALHIVPVSISYEFDPCDGLKGDELHQKLSTGSYQKDEQSDINSIVAGMVGFKGHVHVAFGDELSLDAAMNDEAIAAQIDHQIINNYLLQQTNLLALQQLQETSPELVPALTEEGRQALLNLRPDPATLAKFNARLAAMPVGVQNQVRLMYANPVLSRFSDNKQE; this is encoded by the coding sequence ATGGACCCATTCAAGGATATCAGACCATACCATGACGAAGAGATTCGCCCGGTTTTGGATGCGTTGTTGCAGGACCGCGATTTTATCCGCAGTATTGCCAGCTTCAGTCATCCACGCCTGTATCGTTGGCTACCGGGATTGCTGACTGAGTTGACCCGACGCCGGCTGGCGGCACAATTGAAAGACGTCAACAACGTCAAGTCCATGCAGGATGTCATTGCCGGTTACATGGATCAGATGATTGAGCGCACGACCTCGCGGCTGACCAATAGTGGTCTGGAGAATCTCAGCCACGACAGATCCTATTTGTTTGTCAGCAATCATCGCGACATTGCCATGGATCCGGCATTTGTTAATTACATGTTGTATCACGCTGGTTTCGACACGCTGTATATTGCCATCGGTGACAACCTGCTCAAACGACCGTTTGTCACCGACCTGATGCGGCTCAACAAAAGCTTTATTGTCAGGCGCTCGCTAAAAGGGCGTGATCTGCTGAAATCATCCAAACAGTTGTCGGAGTACATTCATCATTGCGTTGATATCAATCGTAATGTCTGGATTGCCCAGCGCGAGGGCAGAGCTAAAAATGGTATTGATCGAACCGATACCGCGCTGCTGAAGATGCTGGGTATGGCGCGCCGGCCGGAGTCACTGGGTGACGCACTCAATGCGCTGCATATAGTGCCGGTATCGATTTCCTATGAATTCGATCCCTGTGATGGGCTTAAAGGTGATGAACTGCATCAGAAACTGAGCACGGGCTCATATCAGAAAGATGAACAGAGTGACATTAACAGCATCGTCGCTGGGATGGTGGGATTTAAAGGGCATGTTCACGTCGCGTTTGGTGACGAGCTGTCGCTGGATGCTGCCATGAATGATGAAGCGATTGCAGCGCAGATAGACCATCAGATCATTAACAACTACCTGCTTCAGCAGACCAATCTGCTGGCATTGCAACAATTGCAGGAAACGTCTCCTGAGTTAGTGCCGGCGCTGACTGAGGAAGGTCGGCAGGCCTTGCTGAATCTGCGACCAGATCCGGCGACACTGGCAAAATTCAATGCTCGCCTGGCCGCCATGCCAGTCGGTGTACAGAATCAGGTGCGACTGATGTATGCCAATCCTGTGCTCAGCCGTTTTTCCGACAACAAACAGGAGTAG
- the sbcB gene encoding exodeoxyribonuclease I, with protein sequence MGDNMANEGRAATIYWHDYEAFGADARRDRASQFAGIRTDMELNEIDAPLVIYCQPSVDMLPHPQACLITGITPQIARQRGLPEAEFIRQIHAQFTQAKTCVAGYNSIRFDDELTRQLLYRNFYDAYEREWKNGNSRWDMIDVLRLCYALRPDGIVWPKKEDGSVSFRLEELSAANDIAHQDAHDALSDVRATIAMAKLVKLQQPRLFDYAFGLRSKHRVNELLDVAAHTPVLHVSSMYPARLGCLALTMPLAAHPVDSNGVLLYDLRVDPAPWLQMTAQQLRESLFRPRAEMADDQQRLPVKVLHSNRSPMIASPAALEAERGQQLQIDMEQSREHWQTIQAHPDFIKKVVEAFADRPGFVAPVDPDFMLYAGGFFSASDKRLMAKVREMSAQQLADESGQLASQFNDARLPEMLFRYRARNFPPSLSSTEQLRWRQFCQQRLTRSADIPGAGPDLASFDNALADLEQTSSAKVQSPLLQDLQQWRDEVCQL encoded by the coding sequence ATGGGTGACAACATGGCAAACGAGGGCAGGGCGGCAACTATTTACTGGCACGACTACGAAGCCTTTGGTGCAGATGCCAGGCGCGATCGGGCGTCCCAGTTCGCCGGTATCCGTACCGATATGGAGCTGAATGAAATCGATGCGCCGCTGGTGATTTATTGTCAGCCGTCCGTGGATATGCTGCCGCATCCCCAGGCCTGTCTGATCACCGGTATTACACCGCAGATTGCGCGTCAGCGCGGCCTGCCCGAAGCCGAGTTTATTCGTCAGATCCACGCGCAGTTTACGCAAGCAAAGACCTGTGTCGCTGGTTATAACAGCATTCGCTTTGATGATGAGTTGACACGGCAGTTGTTGTATCGGAATTTTTATGACGCCTACGAGCGAGAGTGGAAAAACGGCAATTCGCGCTGGGATATGATTGATGTCCTTCGGTTGTGTTACGCGTTGCGCCCGGACGGAATTGTCTGGCCGAAAAAAGAAGATGGCAGTGTGTCATTTCGACTGGAAGAACTCAGTGCTGCCAATGACATTGCCCATCAGGATGCCCACGATGCGCTGTCGGATGTTCGCGCAACCATTGCCATGGCGAAATTGGTAAAACTTCAGCAACCGCGTCTGTTTGACTATGCTTTCGGCTTGCGCAGCAAACACCGCGTTAATGAGTTGCTGGACGTGGCGGCACATACGCCGGTTTTGCATGTGTCGTCAATGTATCCGGCGCGGCTGGGTTGTCTGGCATTGACCATGCCACTGGCCGCGCATCCGGTTGATAGTAATGGTGTGCTGTTGTATGACCTCAGGGTTGATCCCGCGCCCTGGCTGCAAATGACGGCGCAACAGTTGCGTGAAAGTCTGTTTCGTCCCCGCGCGGAAATGGCAGACGATCAGCAGCGCCTGCCCGTCAAGGTGCTTCACAGCAATCGCAGCCCGATGATTGCATCTCCGGCCGCGCTGGAGGCGGAACGGGGGCAGCAGCTGCAGATTGACATGGAGCAGTCACGTGAGCACTGGCAGACGATTCAGGCGCATCCCGACTTTATCAAAAAAGTGGTTGAGGCATTCGCTGATCGGCCCGGGTTTGTCGCGCCTGTGGATCCGGATTTTATGTTGTACGCGGGCGGTTTTTTCAGCGCGTCCGACAAAAGGTTGATGGCAAAGGTGCGCGAAATGAGTGCGCAGCAACTGGCAGATGAGTCCGGGCAGTTGGCATCGCAGTTCAATGATGCGCGTCTGCCCGAAATGTTGTTTCGCTACCGGGCGCGAAATTTCCCGCCATCATTATCATCAACTGAGCAGCTTAGATGGCGGCAGTTCTGCCAGCAACGGTTGACCCGCAGCGCCGATATTCCGGGTGCCGGTCCCGACCTGGCAAGTTTTGATAACGCACTGGCTGACCTGGAGCAAACTTCTTCCGCTAAGGTTCAGTCGCCATTGTTGCAGGATCTGCAGCAATGGCGGGACGAGGTTTGCCAGCTTTGA
- a CDS encoding nucleotidyltransferase family protein, with product MTTGAILLAAGFSRRFGSIKLTAMLPGNTTVLASTSRLLQNNVDELIVVTRPALFDADVFASTDIPEQQIVLCPDAELGMGHSLACGIRALPAHWDACLVCLADMPFIKPSTLQQICSRADRSRIVIPAYQGQRGHPVCFGRDFFTELAQSQGDTGGRDVIKSHPEQLDLLEMDDAGILQDIDTPEDLPACQ from the coding sequence ATGACAACCGGAGCTATACTGCTGGCGGCTGGCTTCAGCCGCCGCTTTGGCAGTATCAAGCTGACTGCAATGTTGCCTGGCAATACCACGGTACTGGCAAGCACGAGCCGTTTATTGCAGAACAACGTCGATGAACTGATCGTGGTGACACGCCCGGCGTTGTTTGACGCTGACGTTTTTGCCAGCACCGACATCCCTGAACAGCAGATCGTATTGTGCCCGGACGCCGAGCTGGGTATGGGCCACAGTCTTGCCTGCGGTATCCGCGCCCTGCCTGCGCACTGGGATGCCTGTCTGGTTTGTCTGGCCGACATGCCATTCATCAAACCATCGACTTTGCAGCAGATCTGCAGTCGGGCCGACAGAAGCCGTATCGTCATTCCTGCCTACCAGGGCCAACGAGGCCATCCAGTCTGTTTCGGACGCGACTTTTTTACTGAACTGGCCCAAAGCCAGGGTGATACCGGTGGCCGTGACGTGATAAAAAGCCATCCGGAGCAACTTGACCTGCTGGAGATGGATGATGCGGGTATCCTGCAGGATATTGATACTCCGGAAGACTTGCCAGCTTGCCAGTAG
- a CDS encoding DUF349 domain-containing protein produces MTSSTTPETTETVTQSASPTASEPQQTDADQVAEPQVEASGESHLPTDAEKPVAGDTAEPKPEVAKLSEKEKLQKAASVTSYKDLPTLLSLQKRLQRLMAPADETSAESAHESAEPTPENSAQAVTETPPAADAHTPNTDKELVAIAAQLQALIDEHQQWQEKLGKEVEQSIVTMTAYIADGRVRETQSLWDRSQNSIKRLNPDEQERLQAQLAPLKLELNKLLDWKKFASSEKKKELIDKMQALTTDDTAPAQKAKLIRALQDEWKLLGHSDDNDDLWTRFSDLAKVAFEPCKVYFKERKEKQAANLIARNNICEQLEAYAGTMDPEAVNLAEVSKLENQAREDWKKYAPVAQAKIKNLQKRFNTVLSDLRQKKRQALQAHNAQKQALIDQARALLEQEDLAAAIQQAKTLQQDWKALGAGSFKDDRKLWTDFRAACDALFARRDAVSKEQKQQQRQVSNAARDTLRKIAALLSLSDEDFSQSRGQYNALVQAFRAALTPDMKAERKSLQDQFNQLSRKYEARLRTTPDKKELQLMQQVQAKADLCQAHEETLLADNVPEVTADALEAAWSELDRISSADIEKAMKKRFTQLLQHLTKPADWPAMVDKQETRARELCVAAEIMSGVDTPAADKAIRMQQQLNQLQRGLGRMPQTQKDKLQQMQQTEMEFLCLGPLLPLTRSTLQNRLQHIRQKI; encoded by the coding sequence ATGACATCGTCGACAACACCGGAAACCACCGAAACCGTGACGCAGAGCGCTTCGCCGACCGCATCAGAACCCCAGCAGACAGACGCAGACCAGGTAGCAGAGCCGCAGGTCGAAGCCTCAGGCGAGTCTCACCTCCCGACTGATGCCGAAAAACCTGTTGCCGGCGACACTGCAGAGCCCAAACCAGAGGTGGCAAAACTGTCGGAGAAGGAAAAATTACAGAAAGCTGCATCGGTAACGTCCTATAAGGATTTACCGACCCTGTTGTCATTGCAGAAGCGCCTGCAACGACTCATGGCCCCGGCTGACGAAACCAGCGCCGAATCTGCCCACGAATCCGCAGAGCCGACTCCGGAAAACTCTGCCCAGGCCGTGACCGAAACGCCGCCTGCCGCGGATGCTCATACCCCAAATACCGATAAAGAGCTGGTTGCCATCGCAGCACAGTTGCAGGCGCTGATTGACGAACATCAACAGTGGCAGGAAAAGCTTGGTAAAGAAGTCGAGCAATCCATCGTCACCATGACCGCCTATATTGCCGACGGACGTGTACGCGAAACACAAAGTCTGTGGGATCGAAGCCAGAATTCCATCAAGCGTCTCAATCCCGACGAGCAGGAACGCCTGCAGGCACAACTTGCACCTCTGAAACTGGAATTGAACAAGCTGCTGGACTGGAAAAAATTTGCATCGTCAGAAAAGAAAAAAGAACTGATCGACAAGATGCAGGCGCTGACCACTGATGACACGGCACCGGCACAGAAAGCAAAGCTCATTCGCGCCCTGCAGGACGAATGGAAGCTGCTCGGACATTCAGACGACAATGATGATCTCTGGACACGCTTCAGTGACCTTGCCAAAGTCGCGTTCGAACCCTGCAAAGTCTACTTCAAAGAGCGCAAGGAAAAGCAGGCCGCCAATCTGATTGCCCGTAACAATATCTGCGAGCAGCTGGAAGCCTATGCCGGGACCATGGATCCAGAAGCAGTCAACCTGGCCGAGGTCTCCAAACTGGAAAATCAGGCACGCGAAGACTGGAAAAAATATGCACCTGTCGCGCAGGCGAAAATCAAAAATTTGCAAAAGCGTTTTAATACAGTGCTCAGCGACCTGCGCCAGAAGAAACGTCAGGCCTTGCAGGCACACAACGCACAGAAACAGGCATTGATTGACCAGGCACGGGCATTGCTGGAGCAGGAAGACCTCGCCGCGGCCATTCAGCAGGCAAAAACCCTGCAGCAGGACTGGAAAGCCCTGGGCGCCGGCTCATTCAAAGATGACCGTAAACTGTGGACTGACTTTCGGGCAGCCTGCGATGCCCTGTTTGCTCGCCGCGATGCCGTCAGCAAGGAACAAAAACAGCAACAACGCCAGGTCTCAAATGCAGCGCGCGACACGCTCAGAAAAATTGCCGCGCTGCTCAGCCTGAGTGATGAAGACTTCAGCCAGTCGCGTGGCCAGTACAACGCGCTGGTACAGGCGTTTCGTGCGGCGCTGACACCGGACATGAAAGCCGAACGCAAGAGCCTGCAGGATCAGTTCAATCAATTGAGCCGAAAGTATGAAGCCAGACTTCGCACAACCCCGGACAAAAAAGAACTGCAACTGATGCAGCAGGTTCAGGCCAAAGCAGACCTTTGCCAGGCACACGAAGAGACGCTGCTGGCGGATAACGTACCAGAGGTGACGGCGGATGCACTGGAAGCGGCCTGGTCCGAGCTTGATCGTATCAGCAGCGCGGATATTGAAAAGGCTATGAAAAAACGCTTCACGCAGTTGCTACAACACCTGACCAAACCAGCAGACTGGCCCGCCATGGTAGACAAACAGGAAACCAGAGCGCGTGAGTTATGCGTGGCCGCCGAAATCATGAGCGGTGTAGACACCCCCGCCGCTGATAAAGCGATCCGCATGCAGCAGCAACTGAATCAACTGCAACGTGGACTGGGCCGAATGCCGCAGACACAGAAAGACAAACTGCAACAGATGCAACAAACAGAGATGGAGTTCCTGTGCCTCGGACCATTGTTGCCGCTGACGCGAAGCACCTTGCAGAACCGGTTGCAGCACATACGTCAGAAAATCTGA